Proteins from a genomic interval of Phaseolus vulgaris cultivar G19833 unplaced genomic scaffold, P. vulgaris v2.0 scaffold_15, whole genome shotgun sequence:
- the LOC137817051 gene encoding dof zinc finger protein DOF2.2-like, whose protein sequence is MVFSSIPVYLDPPNWQQQQNQHQANGSNTPQQLLHPMPQQPQDPHAGVHEAAGPIQPGLMADRSKIPAQEGALKCPRCESTNTKFCYFNNYSLSQPRHFCKTCRRYWTRGGALRNVPVGGGCRRNKKNKRSRSKSPVSTEKSSLPNSTSAMPELIGRFPTPFMASLQSMNRYGVGNAGVNLREMQAQNGSHMGFQIGGQGHASTVTTTAGGGVEQWRFQQFPFLNGFDSASAVSSYPFQTETVEALVGDIAATSRVTQLPPRVKLEYNGGFNLSRSPLSVSENSNHYYSWTDLSGLASSSASHLL, encoded by the exons ATGGTTTTCTCTTCTATTCCAGTCTATTTAGATCCTCCCAATTGGCAGCAA CAACAAAATCAACATCAGGCAAATGGCAGCAACACTCCTCAGCAGCTGCTTCATCCGATGCCTCAACAGCCGCAGGACCCTCACGCGGGAGTGCATGAAGCTGCAGGCCCAATCCAGCCCGGTTTGATGGCGGATCGGTCTAAGATTCCGGCCCAGGAAGGAGCTCTGAAGTGTCCTCGCTGTGAATCCACCAACACAAAGTTTTGCTACTTCAACAACTACAGCCTCTCTCAGCCGCGCCACTTTTGCAAGACTTGTAGGCGCTATTGGACAAGAGGTGGTGCTCTCAGGAACGTTCCTGTTGGTGGAGGATGCCGCAGGAACAAGAAGAACAAAAGGAGTCGCTCCAAATCCCCGGTTTCTACTGAGAAATCATCACTTCCCAATTCCACAAGTGCGATGCCTGAGCTTATTGGTCGTTTCCCAACCCCTTTCATGGCCTCTCTTCAGAGTATGAACCGCTATGGTGTAGGGAACGCAGGTGTTAACTTGCGTGAGATGCAAGCACAGAACGGTTCTCATATGGGGTTTCAAATTGGTGGTCAGGGTCATGCTTCAACTGTTACTACTACTGCTGGAGGAGGAGTGGAACAGTGGCGGTTTCAGCAATTTCCTTTCTTGAATGGTTTTGACTCAGCTTCTGCTGTTTCTTCCTACCCTTTTCAAACTGAAACTGTTGAAGCTTTGGTTGGAGATATTGCCGCAACTTCTAGGGTTACTCAGCTACCTCCACGGGTTAAATTGGAATACAACGGTGGCTTTAATTTGTCAAGATCTCCTTTGAGTGTCTCAGAAAATAGTAACCATTACTACTCATGGACGGATTTATCTGGTCTTGCATCTTCTTCCGCTAGTCATCTCTTGTAA